A stretch of Litorilinea aerophila DNA encodes these proteins:
- a CDS encoding sulfatase-like hydrolase/transferase has protein sequence MPHETLTQQRPNILIIIMDDLAWGDLACHGNPYTYTPNLDRLYQESTHLTRYCSGPLCSPARASLMTGRYHLRTRVIDTYCGRSMLDPEERTLAQALHDHGYRTGAFGKWHLGDCYPMRAIDLGFEETLTHRAGGIGQPGDHPDNYPRWQTDSYFDPVLYHNGEPERYQGYCTDIFTDAAIAFIEEHRDEPFFAYLATNAPHSPLIIGDEWADRYRQMGINETHARLYGMVENIDWNVGRLLNRLDELGLAEDTLVIYTSDHGPCGSARDRTAPPGKQDRFNAGLRGIKGTMYEGGIRVPCFWRWPGHFAAARDVDRISHPIDVFPTLLAACGIPLPTDRAIDGVNLLPLLRGEQEPERWPERTIFMQWHRGDVPVRYRNYAVITQRHKLHRPHESQPDELYDLVADPYEKTNIAADHPELVAELRAQYDNWLDEMAATRGLGTFDPPPIPIGTRHENPVLLTQNDWRIIGEEGWNQDNLRGYWELTARQDGPYEVTVRFRRDVPPGVVHLRVDDREWATRAETGENVCTFPDLHFPSGRVRLEAWRQTDEPCPTALYKRFIPALYVQVKWNAPG, from the coding sequence ATGCCCCACGAAACCCTGACACAGCAACGTCCAAACATCCTCATCATTATCATGGATGACCTGGCATGGGGGGATCTGGCCTGCCATGGCAACCCTTACACCTACACCCCCAACCTGGATCGCCTCTACCAGGAGAGCACCCACCTCACCCGCTACTGTAGCGGTCCCCTCTGTTCACCGGCCCGGGCCAGCCTCATGACCGGCCGCTACCATCTGCGCACCCGGGTGATCGACACCTACTGCGGCCGCTCCATGCTGGATCCGGAAGAGCGGACGCTGGCCCAGGCCCTGCACGACCACGGGTACCGCACCGGTGCGTTCGGCAAGTGGCACCTGGGAGATTGCTACCCCATGCGGGCCATCGACCTGGGTTTCGAAGAGACCCTGACGCATCGGGCCGGCGGCATCGGACAGCCAGGTGACCACCCAGACAACTATCCCCGCTGGCAGACGGACAGCTATTTTGACCCCGTCCTCTATCACAACGGGGAACCCGAACGATATCAGGGCTACTGCACCGACATTTTCACCGATGCCGCCATTGCCTTCATCGAGGAACATCGGGACGAACCTTTCTTTGCCTACCTGGCCACCAATGCGCCCCACTCGCCTCTCATCATCGGCGATGAATGGGCCGATCGCTATCGCCAAATGGGGATCAACGAAACCCATGCCCGCCTCTATGGCATGGTCGAAAATATCGACTGGAACGTGGGACGGCTGTTGAACCGGCTGGACGAGCTTGGCCTCGCCGAGGATACCCTGGTGATCTACACCAGCGACCACGGTCCATGCGGCTCAGCCCGGGATCGGACGGCACCGCCAGGGAAGCAAGATCGCTTCAACGCCGGGCTGCGCGGGATCAAGGGTACCATGTACGAAGGGGGCATCCGGGTTCCCTGCTTCTGGCGTTGGCCCGGCCACTTCGCGGCAGCCCGGGATGTGGATCGGATTTCCCACCCCATCGACGTCTTCCCAACACTGCTGGCGGCCTGCGGCATCCCTCTGCCGACCGATCGGGCTATCGACGGAGTCAACCTGCTGCCGCTGCTCCGTGGGGAACAGGAGCCAGAGAGATGGCCCGAACGTACCATCTTCATGCAGTGGCACAGGGGCGACGTACCGGTTCGCTACCGCAACTACGCGGTGATCACCCAACGCCACAAGCTCCACCGCCCCCACGAAAGCCAACCCGATGAGCTCTACGACCTGGTGGCGGATCCGTATGAGAAGACGAATATCGCCGCCGATCATCCCGAGCTGGTTGCAGAGCTACGGGCCCAGTATGATAACTGGCTGGATGAGATGGCGGCCACCCGAGGCCTGGGCACCTTCGACCCGCCTCCCATCCCCATCGGCACGCGCCACGAAAACCCGGTGCTGCTCACCCAGAACGACTGGCGCATCATCGGCGAGGAGGGATGGAACCAGGACAACCTGCGGGGATACTGGGAGCTGACAGCCAGGCAGGATGGCCCCTATGAAGTCACGGTCCGCTTTCGGCGCGATGTGCCGCCGGGCGTCGTCCACCTGCGGGTAGATGACCGGGAATGGGCGACCCGGGCGGAAACCGGGGAAAATGTCTGCACATTCCCGGACCTGCACTTCCCCAGCGGACGGGTACGGCTGGAAGCCTGGCGCCAGACGGACGAGCCCTGTCCGACGGCCCTCTACAAACGCTTCATCCCCGCGCTCTATGTCCAGGTAAAATGGAACGCCCCCGGCTAG
- a CDS encoding TVP38/TMEM64 family protein: protein MNGLRLPACWRRYGWMGVALLVLLALLWRWGPALLQLLEDVDQLKAAILRLGWFGPLALVALNALQILVAPIPGYVVQIAAGYLYGPLWGGIWGGLGLVAGSTLAMWLSRHFGRPLAVRMVGADRLERWERVTHSTDTLLWCVLLLGPTGDLPYFLAGLSKVSIPKLLAITVVVRMPSVFVAAAAGAGIMLLEGWQIGLVIGVLAGLVVLFFRYQDRLVSWFDRRLHRRLQESPRFHRDHLAGQDGNILSPPD from the coding sequence ATGAATGGGCTACGTTTGCCAGCCTGCTGGCGCCGCTATGGGTGGATGGGCGTGGCCCTGTTGGTCTTGCTGGCTCTGCTCTGGCGGTGGGGACCGGCGCTCTTACAACTCCTGGAAGATGTGGATCAGCTCAAGGCAGCCATATTGCGCCTGGGCTGGTTCGGTCCTCTGGCCCTGGTCGCCCTCAACGCCCTGCAGATTCTGGTGGCTCCCATTCCCGGCTATGTGGTTCAGATTGCAGCCGGCTATCTCTATGGCCCCCTGTGGGGCGGCATCTGGGGGGGACTGGGCCTGGTGGCCGGTTCGACCCTGGCCATGTGGCTGTCCCGGCACTTTGGCCGTCCCCTGGCTGTGCGCATGGTGGGGGCGGACCGGCTGGAACGATGGGAGCGGGTGACCCACAGCACCGACACCCTGCTCTGGTGCGTCCTGTTGCTGGGCCCCACCGGCGATCTGCCCTACTTCCTTGCTGGCCTTTCCAAGGTATCCATTCCAAAACTGCTGGCCATCACGGTGGTGGTGCGCATGCCCAGCGTTTTTGTGGCGGCAGCAGCAGGCGCTGGCATCATGCTGCTGGAGGGATGGCAGATCGGCCTCGTGATCGGCGTTTTGGCGGGGCTGGTGGTGCTGTTCTTCCGCTACCAGGACAGGCTGGTGAGCTGGTTCGACCGCCGGCTACACAGGCGTTTGCAGGAGAGCCCCCGCTTTCATCGCGACCACCTGGCGGGCCAGGATGGGAACATACTGTCACCGCCGGACTAG
- a CDS encoding HD family phosphohydrolase translates to MLASLKARSGQWLDIFITALLISSVAILLVGLLSWQIPFGVQLQLQVGEVAPHDVVAPRQITYESQVLTERARERAAQSVPDQYDTPDGRVRRQQVERSREILDFITIVRSDPYASPELQIDYLLAIADLDLTPELALAILEASPEEWQAIVADVPRTLDRIMREEIRENTVTIARRRVPALVSAELSEEASTIVAELVKALIRPNSLFNQARTEELRAKARSEVPVQQVTLERNEIIVRAGDIATPEQVEALTQIGLIQSEWNWWVTARAIFFTVALMTVTGATLYRLRPRTLRHQQELAIVVVVVTVGLLAAKFMIVPHDWLPYLYPLAALSMLLAVLLDVQVAVVVTMAMALVVHYLSPNNVPLITYLCTGSLLGAVILGRAERLSAFLWAGMAVVGCNLLALASYRAPFTDFTVPKLLQLHLIVLLNGGLSASVALIGYFVLGNLFGIATSLQLTELSRPTHPLLRQLLLKASGTYHHTIIVSNLAERAAAAIGADAFLARVGAYYHDIGKTVRPYFFAENIMDGSSPHDKLDPLTSAQIIISHVADGLDLARKYHLPERIQDFIREHHGRSLVQYFYIQAQKQAEGEPVREEDFRYPGPSPRSKETAILLLADTCEAAVRAMRPANREELAQLVNRLIDERVADGELDHCNLTFKELNTIKEVFLHVLQGVHHPRIKYPENVQKAAAPTPETAPAGGNGHREEEPRSGSPTPSGTRLSRTGGVEEPASI, encoded by the coding sequence ATGCTTGCGAGCCTCAAGGCACGTTCAGGTCAATGGCTTGATATTTTCATCACGGCCCTGCTGATCAGCTCTGTGGCCATTTTGCTGGTGGGCCTGCTTTCCTGGCAGATCCCCTTCGGCGTCCAGCTACAGCTGCAGGTGGGCGAAGTGGCGCCCCACGATGTGGTCGCGCCCCGCCAGATCACCTATGAAAGCCAGGTGTTGACCGAACGGGCACGAGAACGGGCCGCCCAGAGTGTCCCCGACCAATACGACACGCCCGACGGCCGGGTCCGACGCCAGCAGGTGGAACGCAGCCGGGAGATCCTGGACTTCATCACCATCGTCCGCAGCGATCCCTACGCCTCGCCAGAGCTCCAGATCGACTACCTGCTGGCCATTGCCGACCTGGATCTGACGCCCGAGCTGGCCCTGGCGATCCTGGAAGCTTCGCCGGAGGAGTGGCAGGCCATTGTGGCGGATGTCCCCCGCACCCTGGACCGGATCATGCGGGAGGAGATCCGGGAAAACACGGTGACCATTGCCCGGCGGCGCGTACCGGCCCTGGTGAGCGCCGAACTGAGTGAAGAGGCCAGCACAATTGTGGCCGAGCTGGTCAAGGCGCTGATCCGCCCCAACAGCCTCTTCAACCAGGCTCGCACAGAGGAATTGCGGGCCAAAGCCCGCAGCGAGGTGCCCGTCCAGCAGGTGACCCTGGAGCGCAACGAGATCATCGTGCGGGCCGGCGACATCGCCACGCCGGAGCAGGTGGAAGCCCTGACCCAGATCGGCCTGATTCAGAGCGAGTGGAACTGGTGGGTCACCGCCCGAGCTATCTTCTTCACCGTGGCGCTGATGACGGTGACCGGCGCCACCCTCTACCGACTACGCCCCCGGACCCTGCGCCATCAGCAAGAACTGGCCATTGTGGTGGTGGTGGTGACCGTGGGGCTACTCGCCGCCAAATTCATGATCGTTCCCCACGACTGGCTGCCCTACCTCTATCCCCTGGCGGCGCTGAGCATGCTGCTGGCCGTGCTCCTCGACGTTCAGGTGGCCGTCGTCGTCACCATGGCCATGGCCCTGGTGGTCCACTACCTGAGCCCCAACAACGTCCCCCTGATCACCTACCTGTGTACCGGGTCCCTGTTGGGCGCTGTCATTTTGGGCCGGGCGGAGCGGCTGTCCGCCTTCCTGTGGGCTGGCATGGCTGTGGTGGGCTGCAATTTGCTGGCGCTGGCCTCCTACCGGGCGCCGTTCACCGATTTCACTGTCCCCAAGTTGCTCCAGCTGCATCTCATCGTCCTGCTCAATGGGGGGCTTTCCGCCAGCGTGGCCCTGATCGGCTACTTTGTGTTGGGCAACTTGTTCGGCATTGCCACCAGCCTCCAGCTGACGGAGCTGAGCCGCCCCACCCATCCGCTCCTACGCCAGTTGCTCCTGAAAGCGTCGGGCACCTATCACCACACCATCATCGTCAGCAACCTGGCGGAACGAGCGGCAGCGGCCATCGGCGCGGATGCCTTCCTGGCCCGGGTCGGCGCCTATTACCATGACATCGGCAAAACGGTGCGCCCCTACTTCTTCGCCGAAAACATCATGGACGGCAGCTCCCCCCACGACAAGCTGGATCCGCTGACCAGCGCGCAGATCATCATCAGCCACGTGGCGGATGGCCTGGATCTGGCCCGTAAATATCATCTGCCGGAACGGATCCAGGACTTCATCCGGGAACATCACGGCCGCTCCCTGGTTCAGTATTTTTACATCCAGGCCCAGAAACAGGCCGAAGGCGAGCCGGTCCGGGAGGAAGATTTCCGCTACCCTGGCCCCAGCCCCCGCAGCAAGGAGACGGCCATCCTGCTGCTGGCCGACACGTGCGAGGCGGCGGTGCGGGCCATGCGCCCGGCCAACCGGGAGGAGTTGGCCCAACTGGTCAACCGCCTCATCGACGAGCGGGTGGCCGATGGGGAACTGGATCACTGCAACCTCACCTTCAAGGAATTGAACACCATCAAAGAAGTCTTCCTCCACGTGCTCCAGGGGGTCCACCACCCGCGGATCAAGTATCC
- a CDS encoding GatB/YqeY domain-containing protein produces the protein MSEQSLMERIDTDLRQAMREKDEVAKLALRAVKTAITEESKSGDAHTVDEGQILAILQREAKRRREAAAEYERLGAQELAAKERAELAVLEKYLPRQLSDEEIEALARQVIQEVGATSARDMGRVMSTLMERVRGQADGKRVSQVVRRLL, from the coding sequence ATGAGTGAACAGAGTTTGATGGAACGCATTGACACCGACCTGCGGCAGGCCATGCGCGAGAAGGACGAAGTGGCCAAGCTGGCGCTGCGGGCGGTTAAGACCGCCATCACCGAAGAGAGCAAAAGCGGCGACGCCCACACCGTGGATGAAGGGCAAATCCTGGCCATTTTACAGCGAGAGGCCAAACGACGCCGGGAGGCCGCAGCCGAATATGAACGACTGGGCGCCCAGGAGCTGGCCGCCAAAGAGCGGGCGGAACTGGCTGTGCTGGAGAAATATCTGCCCAGGCAACTCTCCGACGAAGAGATCGAAGCCCTGGCCCGCCAGGTGATCCAGGAGGTGGGCGCTACCTCCGCCCGGGATATGGGGCGCGTCATGTCGACGCTGATGGAACGGGTGCGGGGCCAGGCAGATGGCAAGCGGGTGAGCCAGGTGGTCCGCCGCCTGCTTTGA